The following are encoded in a window of Saccharothrix longispora genomic DNA:
- a CDS encoding ParA family protein — protein MDFPEGQLVGLAEIAQMANVGRTVVANWRVRDLKFPRPVAELRSGPVFRLDQIERYLARRRKNMTYIVSTINLKGGVGKTTTTVALAEFLSGEFGRKVLVVDLDPQTNATTILISENRWSKLNDKGHTLATLFHDALRPDNEPEKFDLKATLQKGVSPVSAVGTVDLLPSSLDLIDVQDRLATMPSGRFYASRPVDLLHKAVRPLLPNYDYVLIDCPPNLGIVTLNGLRISNGYIIPTIPDVLSTYGIPQIQSRVADFARDIGEDIVELGIVVTKYRTGTTVHENTLARMKTDSTLPELFDEMVPEANQVASAAEHVAVSTLRQKYGYAGMFPLLRNLTEEFIKRAEASL, from the coding sequence TTGGACTTCCCCGAAGGGCAGCTCGTCGGCCTGGCCGAAATCGCCCAGATGGCGAACGTAGGCCGGACCGTCGTCGCCAACTGGCGGGTCCGAGACCTGAAGTTCCCACGCCCGGTAGCGGAATTGCGCTCCGGCCCGGTGTTTCGACTAGATCAGATCGAACGCTACTTGGCGCGAAGGAGAAAAAACATGACGTACATCGTCTCGACGATCAACCTCAAGGGAGGGGTCGGCAAGACCACCACGACCGTCGCCTTGGCGGAGTTCCTCTCCGGCGAGTTCGGTCGGAAAGTCCTGGTCGTCGACTTGGATCCGCAGACGAATGCCACAACCATCCTCATCAGCGAGAACCGTTGGTCGAAACTGAATGACAAGGGCCACACACTAGCGACTCTGTTTCATGACGCGCTACGCCCGGACAACGAGCCTGAGAAGTTCGATCTAAAGGCCACACTACAGAAAGGCGTTTCCCCGGTTAGCGCGGTCGGCACGGTCGACCTGCTGCCGTCGTCTCTCGATCTCATCGACGTCCAGGACCGGCTCGCGACTATGCCATCAGGCCGGTTCTATGCGTCGAGGCCGGTGGACCTGCTACACAAGGCGGTGCGCCCGCTTCTCCCCAACTACGACTACGTGCTCATCGATTGTCCACCGAATCTCGGCATCGTCACCCTGAACGGCCTGCGCATCTCTAACGGCTACATCATTCCCACGATCCCGGACGTGCTGTCGACGTACGGCATCCCGCAGATCCAGTCGCGGGTGGCAGATTTCGCTCGAGACATCGGGGAAGATATCGTCGAACTCGGGATCGTGGTAACGAAATACCGGACGGGCACGACGGTGCACGAGAACACGCTTGCACGGATGAAAACTGATTCGACCTTGCCAGAACTCTTTGATGAAATGGTCCCCGAAGCGAATCAGGTGGCATCGGCGGCGGAGCATGTGGCCGTGTCTACTCTGCGGCAGAAGTACGGATATGCGGGCATGTTCCCATTGCTAAGGAATCTGACCGAAGAGTTCATCAAGCGCGCAGAGGCGTCGTTGTGA
- a CDS encoding WD40 repeat domain-containing serine/threonine protein kinase translates to MRPLESSDPDRVGPYRVVAEVGRGGLGRVLLGVGPDDRMVAVKRVRAELAEDDGFRARLRREVEAARRVSGPRTAAVVDADADAPVPWLASEFVTGVALREAVDAAGPLPGGAVLRLAAELTAALVEVHEADLAHRDLKPANVLLTADGVRVVDFGIARAADNEGGEGGWSAGSPGFMSPEQAQSQPTTPASDVFSLGCLLVLASTGAGPFTGASAPQILYDVVHGDPDLGGVPAAVRGLVERCLAKDPDERPSPDRLVAELAPHVDASTPPWPAGVLELIARRQAEADEFLDTTEERAVEPGAAVPARPTRWLVERLAVVCLVAVVGVLAWVLWPTSDPSGTASEAGSAGSGSVALAPVAELAGHTDTVIDVAFSPDGRSLATASQDGTVRLWDLTSHQQVGPPFEGPVSALAFSPDGRTLITGGAVGTRLWDVASRQQLGESLVPVGDVLQKPVLDVAFSPDGTVSADGGMISGTRLWDVGTHLQIGETLPEKSVFGLAFSPDGRTLASGGMDGAWLWDVGTRQQIGEPITREGIVFAVAFSPDGRTLATAGDAVTNGVRLWDVATRQQIGEPFSQGVSEVAFSPDGRHLVTVGGSAGGENVVRLWDAGTRQQVAEAPGEGVLSVAISPDGRHVAAPGSGNLARLWSLTGGS, encoded by the coding sequence ATGAGGCCGCTGGAGAGTTCGGACCCGGACCGGGTCGGGCCGTACCGGGTGGTGGCGGAGGTGGGCAGGGGCGGTCTGGGTCGGGTGCTGCTCGGCGTCGGCCCGGACGACCGGATGGTCGCGGTCAAGCGGGTCCGGGCGGAGCTCGCCGAGGATGACGGGTTCCGGGCGCGGTTGCGCCGCGAGGTGGAGGCGGCCCGCCGGGTGTCGGGCCCGCGTACCGCCGCGGTGGTCGACGCGGACGCGGACGCGCCGGTCCCCTGGCTGGCCTCGGAGTTCGTGACCGGCGTCGCGCTGCGCGAAGCGGTCGATGCCGCGGGCCCGCTGCCCGGGGGAGCCGTGCTGCGCCTGGCAGCCGAACTGACTGCCGCGCTGGTGGAGGTGCACGAGGCGGATCTGGCGCATCGGGATTTGAAGCCGGCCAACGTGCTGCTCACCGCCGATGGCGTGCGGGTGGTCGACTTCGGGATCGCGCGGGCCGCCGACAACGAGGGCGGTGAGGGCGGGTGGTCGGCTGGCTCGCCTGGGTTCATGTCGCCCGAGCAGGCGCAGAGCCAGCCCACGACCCCGGCCTCCGACGTGTTCTCGCTGGGCTGCCTGCTCGTCCTGGCGAGCACCGGTGCCGGGCCGTTCACCGGGGCGTCCGCACCGCAGATCCTCTACGACGTGGTGCACGGCGACCCCGACCTGGGCGGCGTGCCCGCGGCGGTGCGGGGACTCGTCGAGCGGTGCCTGGCCAAGGACCCCGACGAACGGCCGTCCCCCGACCGGCTGGTGGCCGAACTCGCGCCGCACGTCGATGCGTCCACGCCGCCGTGGCCGGCCGGGGTGCTGGAGCTGATCGCCCGTCGGCAGGCCGAAGCGGACGAATTCCTGGACACGACGGAGGAGCGGGCGGTCGAACCCGGTGCCGCGGTACCCGCCCGGCCGACCCGCTGGCTCGTCGAGCGGTTGGCGGTGGTCTGTCTCGTGGCGGTCGTCGGCGTCCTCGCGTGGGTGCTCTGGCCGACGTCGGACCCCTCAGGCACCGCGTCGGAGGCGGGCTCGGCCGGATCAGGCAGCGTGGCGTTGGCACCGGTCGCCGAACTGGCCGGGCACACCGACACCGTCATCGACGTGGCGTTCAGCCCGGACGGGCGATCGCTGGCCACGGCATCCCAGGACGGGACTGTCCGGCTCTGGGACCTCACCAGCCACCAGCAGGTCGGGCCGCCCTTCGAGGGACCGGTGTCCGCGCTGGCGTTCAGCCCGGACGGGCGCACCCTGATCACCGGTGGCGCGGTGGGCACGCGGCTGTGGGACGTGGCCAGTCGCCAGCAGCTCGGCGAGTCGCTGGTCCCGGTCGGCGACGTCCTGCAGAAGCCCGTGCTGGACGTCGCGTTCAGTCCGGACGGGACGGTGTCCGCAGACGGCGGCATGATCTCCGGCACCCGGCTGTGGGACGTGGGGACGCACCTGCAGATCGGCGAGACCCTGCCCGAGAAGTCCGTCTTCGGCCTCGCGTTCAGCCCCGACGGCCGGACCCTGGCCAGCGGCGGCATGGACGGCGCATGGCTGTGGGACGTGGGCACCAGGCAGCAGATCGGCGAGCCGATCACGCGTGAGGGCATCGTGTTCGCGGTGGCGTTCAGCCCGGACGGCCGCACCCTGGCCACGGCCGGCGACGCCGTAACCAACGGCGTGCGGCTGTGGGACGTCGCCACCCGGCAGCAGATCGGCGAGCCCTTCTCGCAGGGGGTGTCCGAGGTGGCGTTCAGCCCGGACGGCCGCCACCTGGTGACGGTGGGCGGTAGCGCCGGCGGGGAGAACGTGGTGCGGCTGTGGGACGCGGGCACCCGGCAGCAGGTCGCCGAGGCGCCGGGCGAAGGGGTGCTGAGCGTGGCCATCAGCCCGGACGGCCGACACGTGGCCGCACCGGGCAGCGGCAACCTCGCCCGACTGTGGAGCCTGACGGGCGGCAGCTGA
- a CDS encoding WD40 repeat domain-containing protein, which translates to MNPGEGSTPVSPNGGIHQEGQASHGGAVYQAGRDQNFYHGDGVNTRRRTVSEQIVDECPYPGLAAFEPEQSRWFFGRDGLVTELNTRLDLRLREGGIQVVVAPSGAGKSSLLRAGLLPGLDRGSLPGSRKWPKLLFTPTSDPLAAFAEAIARWTGDDPAAAAAELADGRLTILSDALRRPDGDPDARVVVVVDQFEELFTLCSDDQQRHAFIDLLAEIADPAKGPRGLVVVGVRADFYAACVNQPAIRTALQDSPLVVGPMSQPELREVILFPAQAVGLDVEPGLVEVLLRDLGVATEGYEVGRLPLLAHALRGSWQQRHGATLTVQGYRDTGGIEHAIATTAERTYTALDDDGQRVARWIFRRLVKIGDGTEDVRRRGRLAELLDAAGSDHATAAAVVDAFTGARLLTRQQDSVEITHEALLHSWPRLKTWISTDRVGRLTHQDLEESAAAWDRADRDSSLLFRGSRLTTTQAWVDSALPGELSPLGDAFLMACLRARTRDARLRTGLIAVLTALVVVASTAAVLFFQEQREAVRQRDLAVYNRVLAEADQLRGSDVSLSAQLHLVAHRIRPGDETASRLITAANGPLSTPLTGHTDRVTAVRFSPDGRTLVTGGMDETGSTRVWDVANPTRPEALGRSDGELSTAAHSLAYSPDGRTVATGGLIGLVRLWTVADPTRPAVLRERLAEPNGWPGQAGIIVALAFSPDGRFLAAASESGTAQLWNVADPALAQSPSEVLGHGDSVRAVVFSPDGRLLATGGDDATIRLWDVTDYARPALVGTTLRGHAGTVNSLAFSPDGSTLASAGADSTIRLWDVTDTTAVTTLGATPRSHLSTMASSVAAVAFSPDGRTLAGGNSDSTVQLWNIADPARPKHLGSPLRGHVGTVGSVAFSPDGRTLATGSLDQTVRLWNLPGTVLTGASATPYSVAFSPDGRTLATGTGEPGVRLWDLSDPTRPAPLGSPLTDVGEAVVSVVFSPDGRTLATGGGDAAVRLWDVSDPARPTPVGEPLAGHEHSVNSVAFSPDGRTLATGSSDSATLLWDISTPGRPAPTSYPLANDADATRLSGRSDAIFSVAFSPDGRTVATGSSNYTVRVWDVADRARPVPMGPPLTGHTQTVMSVAFSPDGRTVATGGADATVRLWSLADPTRPAPLGSPLTGHSQTVLAVAFSPDGRTLATSSADATVRLWDLTDPTRPAPRGSPLTGHTDAVRALAFGPDGHTLATGGSDLSVRLTELDVERGVERICAVTGNTLTAGAWDRYVGGDLPYDPPCG; encoded by the coding sequence ATGAATCCTGGAGAGGGCTCGACACCGGTCTCTCCGAACGGGGGAATTCACCAAGAGGGGCAGGCTTCCCACGGGGGCGCCGTCTACCAGGCTGGCCGGGACCAGAACTTCTACCACGGCGACGGGGTGAACACCCGTCGCCGTACGGTATCTGAACAGATCGTAGACGAGTGTCCCTATCCTGGGCTGGCCGCGTTTGAGCCGGAGCAATCGAGGTGGTTCTTCGGTCGGGACGGGTTGGTCACCGAGCTGAACACCCGCCTGGACCTGCGGCTGCGCGAAGGCGGGATCCAGGTCGTGGTGGCCCCGTCCGGCGCGGGCAAGTCGTCGCTGCTGCGGGCGGGTCTGCTGCCCGGGCTCGACCGGGGCTCGCTGCCCGGCTCACGCAAGTGGCCCAAGCTGCTGTTCACGCCCACCTCGGACCCGCTGGCGGCCTTCGCCGAGGCGATCGCGCGATGGACAGGGGACGACCCGGCGGCGGCGGCCGCCGAACTCGCCGACGGGCGACTGACGATCCTGTCGGATGCGCTGCGCAGGCCCGACGGCGATCCGGACGCGCGGGTTGTAGTCGTGGTGGACCAGTTCGAGGAACTGTTCACATTGTGCTCGGACGACCAGCAACGGCACGCTTTCATCGACCTTCTCGCGGAAATCGCCGACCCCGCGAAAGGCCCGCGTGGACTGGTCGTGGTGGGCGTTCGGGCGGATTTCTACGCGGCCTGCGTCAACCAGCCCGCGATACGCACGGCGTTGCAGGACTCGCCGCTGGTCGTCGGCCCGATGTCGCAACCGGAGTTGCGTGAGGTGATCCTTTTCCCGGCGCAAGCGGTCGGCCTGGACGTCGAACCCGGCCTGGTCGAGGTGCTGCTGCGCGACCTCGGGGTGGCCACCGAGGGCTACGAGGTCGGCCGACTGCCGCTGCTGGCCCACGCCCTACGGGGCAGCTGGCAGCAGCGGCACGGTGCCACGCTGACCGTGCAGGGCTACCGAGACACCGGCGGAATCGAGCACGCCATCGCCACCACCGCCGAGCGGACGTACACCGCGCTGGACGACGACGGACAGCGCGTGGCGCGGTGGATCTTCCGCCGGTTAGTCAAGATCGGGGACGGCACCGAGGACGTCCGGCGCCGCGGCCGGCTGGCCGAACTGCTGGACGCCGCCGGCTCCGACCACGCCACCGCCGCGGCGGTGGTGGACGCGTTCACCGGTGCGCGGCTGCTCACCCGGCAGCAAGACAGCGTGGAGATCACCCACGAGGCCCTGCTGCACAGCTGGCCCCGGCTCAAGACCTGGATCAGCACCGACCGCGTCGGCCGGTTGACCCACCAGGACCTGGAGGAGTCCGCCGCGGCCTGGGACCGCGCGGACCGCGACTCTTCCCTGCTGTTCCGGGGCAGCCGGCTCACCACCACGCAGGCGTGGGTCGACAGCGCGCTGCCCGGTGAGTTGAGCCCGCTCGGCGACGCATTTCTCATGGCCTGCTTGCGGGCGCGCACACGCGACGCGCGGCTGCGAACCGGGCTGATCGCCGTCCTCACAGCGCTCGTCGTGGTCGCCTCGACCGCGGCCGTCCTCTTCTTCCAGGAGCAGCGCGAAGCCGTCCGGCAGCGCGACCTCGCCGTCTACAACCGGGTCCTCGCCGAGGCCGACCAGCTCCGCGGCTCCGACGTGTCGCTGTCCGCACAGCTCCACCTGGTGGCCCACCGGATCCGACCGGGCGACGAGACCGCCAGCCGGCTGATCACCGCCGCTAACGGCCCGCTGTCCACCCCGCTGACCGGGCACACCGATCGGGTCACCGCGGTGCGGTTCAGCCCGGACGGGCGCACGCTGGTCACCGGCGGCATGGACGAGACCGGGTCCACGCGGGTGTGGGACGTCGCCAACCCCACCCGCCCCGAGGCGTTGGGGCGATCCGACGGCGAGTTGTCCACCGCCGCCCACTCGTTGGCCTACAGTCCGGACGGGCGCACGGTGGCCACCGGCGGCCTCATCGGGCTGGTGCGGTTGTGGACCGTCGCCGACCCGACCCGCCCCGCGGTGCTGCGCGAGCGGCTGGCCGAGCCGAACGGGTGGCCGGGCCAGGCCGGCATCATCGTCGCACTCGCGTTCAGCCCCGACGGCCGTTTTCTGGCCGCTGCCAGCGAGTCCGGGACGGCGCAGCTGTGGAACGTCGCCGACCCCGCGCTGGCGCAGTCGCCCAGCGAGGTCCTCGGCCACGGAGACTCGGTCCGGGCGGTGGTGTTCAGCCCGGACGGGCGCCTCCTGGCCACCGGCGGCGACGACGCAACCATCCGGCTGTGGGACGTCACCGACTACGCCCGCCCGGCGCTGGTGGGCACGACACTGCGCGGCCACGCCGGCACGGTGAACTCGCTCGCGTTCAGCCCGGACGGCAGCACCCTGGCCAGCGCCGGTGCCGACTCCACCATCAGGCTCTGGGACGTCACCGATACCACCGCCGTCACCACGCTCGGCGCAACCCCACGCAGCCACCTCAGCACCATGGCCAGTTCCGTGGCCGCGGTGGCGTTCAGCCCGGACGGGCGCACGCTGGCCGGCGGCAACAGCGATTCGACCGTCCAGCTGTGGAACATCGCCGATCCCGCCCGGCCCAAGCACCTCGGCAGCCCGCTGAGGGGCCATGTCGGGACCGTCGGCTCGGTGGCGTTCAGCCCGGACGGGCGGACGTTGGCCACCGGCAGCCTCGACCAGACCGTGCGGCTGTGGAACCTCCCGGGCACGGTGCTGACCGGTGCGTCCGCCACCCCCTACTCGGTGGCGTTCAGCCCGGACGGCCGCACGCTGGCCACCGGCACAGGCGAACCCGGCGTGCGGTTGTGGGACCTGTCCGACCCCACCCGACCGGCCCCGCTGGGCAGTCCGCTGACCGACGTGGGCGAGGCGGTCGTTTCGGTGGTGTTCAGCCCCGACGGGCGGACCCTCGCCACCGGCGGCGGCGACGCGGCGGTGCGGTTGTGGGACGTCTCCGACCCGGCCCGGCCGACACCGGTGGGCGAACCGCTGGCCGGGCACGAGCACTCGGTCAACTCGGTGGCGTTCAGCCCGGACGGGCGGACGTTGGCCACCGGCAGCAGCGATTCCGCGACGCTGCTGTGGGACATCTCCACTCCCGGCCGCCCGGCGCCCACGAGCTACCCGCTGGCCAACGACGCCGACGCCACCCGGCTGTCCGGCCGCAGCGACGCCATCTTCTCGGTGGCGTTCAGCCCGGACGGTCGCACCGTGGCCACCGGCAGCAGCAATTACACGGTGCGGGTGTGGGACGTCGCGGATCGGGCGCGGCCCGTGCCGATGGGCCCGCCACTGACCGGCCACACCCAGACGGTCATGTCGGTGGCGTTCAGCCCGGACGGTCGCACCGTGGCCACCGGCGGCGCCGACGCCACCGTCCGGCTGTGGAGCCTGGCCGACCCCACCCGACCGGCCCCGCTGGGGTCGCCGCTGACCGGCCACAGCCAGACCGTCCTTGCAGTGGCATTTAGCCCGGACGGGCGCACTCTCGCGACGAGCAGCGCCGACGCCACCGTCCGGCTGTGGGACCTGACCGACCCTACCCGGCCGGCCCCACGGGGATCGCCGCTGACCGGCCACACAGACGCCGTCCGCGCGCTGGCGTTCGGCCCGGACGGCCACACCCTGGCCACCGGCGGCAGCGACCTGTCGGTGCGGCTGACAGAGCTGGACGTGGAGCGGGGCGTCGAGCGGATCTGCGCCGTCACCGGGAACACGCTCACCGCCGGGGCCTGGGACCGGTACGTCGGCGGCGACCTCCCCTATGACCCGCCCTGCGGCTGA
- a CDS encoding transposase codes for MGRSRGGWTNKLHLACEQGCRPLSLLVTAGQRGDSPQFTPVIERIAVPRHGGGWARTRPDRVLADKAYSSKANRAYLRDRGIKATIDQPRDQAPTARPKAPTVDGHPPSTRRSTSNAMPSSAVSTCSNSTVAGTALYVLHTPGRALRVLLPRAGRGCHLHR; via the coding sequence TTGGGGCGGTCGCGGGGCGGGTGGACCAACAAGCTGCACCTGGCCTGCGAGCAGGGCTGCCGTCCGTTGTCGTTGCTGGTCACCGCCGGGCAGCGCGGTGACAGCCCGCAGTTCACGCCGGTGATCGAGCGGATCGCGGTGCCCCGGCACGGCGGCGGCTGGGCCAGGACCCGGCCGGACCGGGTCCTGGCGGACAAGGCCTACAGCTCCAAGGCCAACCGCGCCTACCTGCGCGACCGCGGGATCAAGGCGACCATCGACCAGCCCCGCGACCAGGCGCCCACCGCAAGGCCAAAGGCTCCCACGGTGGACGGCCACCCACCATCGACAAGGAGATCTACCAGCAACGCCATGCCGTCGAGTGCGGTATCAACCTGCTCAAACAGCACCGTGGCGGGCACGGCGCTGTACGTGCTGCACACCCCTGGCCGCGCCCTGCGCGTGCTGCTTCCGCGTGCGGGACGCGGGTGTCACCTTCACCGGTGA
- a CDS encoding YbaB/EbfC family nucleoid-associated protein codes for MTDPHRMIEDYESRTSALLERAEEAKARIAELAGSATSSDGAVSVSVSAGGALLSLSFGSKADDMPKERLAALVMSTAKRAQAQAVGRIATIMAPVVGDNSDAMRFVQEQIPSIDVSDEHTGEPQPQPQFVVNEEQQDVVATRQTPPARPVRRPVEDDDTDYDQRGLFKKDGGW; via the coding sequence ATGACCGACCCCCACCGGATGATCGAAGATTACGAGAGCCGCACGTCGGCCCTCCTGGAGCGGGCTGAGGAAGCCAAGGCCAGGATCGCCGAGCTGGCCGGTTCCGCCACCAGCTCCGACGGCGCGGTGAGCGTGAGCGTCAGCGCGGGCGGTGCCTTGTTGAGCCTGTCGTTCGGTTCCAAGGCCGACGACATGCCGAAGGAACGCCTGGCCGCGCTGGTGATGTCCACGGCGAAGCGCGCCCAGGCGCAGGCCGTCGGCCGGATCGCCACGATCATGGCTCCGGTGGTCGGTGACAACAGCGACGCGATGCGTTTCGTCCAGGAGCAGATCCCGTCGATCGACGTCTCCGACGAGCACACCGGCGAGCCGCAGCCGCAGCCGCAATTCGTGGTGAACGAGGAACAGCAGGACGTGGTGGCGACCCGGCAGACGCCACCCGCCCGGCCGGTGCGTCGCCCGGTCGAGGACGACGACACCGATTACGACCAGCGCGGCCTGTTCAAGAAGGACGGTGGTTGGTGA
- a CDS encoding AAA family ATPase, translating to MVREPGFYLTDEPEAALSFTSCLRLVNLLYDLAESGAQVICATHSPVLAATPGADIIEVGEHGFRRTKWEDLALGGLGPDLLGDAGGVVAASASSGPDGVGDDELVLGGIGEDLGQQLDEPGDGHR from the coding sequence ATGGTCCGTGAACCCGGCTTCTACCTCACGGACGAGCCCGAGGCGGCGCTGTCGTTCACGTCCTGCCTACGGCTGGTCAACCTCCTGTACGACCTCGCTGAATCGGGGGCGCAGGTGATCTGCGCGACGCACTCGCCGGTCCTGGCCGCCACGCCGGGCGCCGACATCATCGAGGTGGGCGAGCACGGGTTCCGGCGGACGAAGTGGGAAGACCTCGCACTCGGCGGGCTCGGCCCAGACCTTCTCGGGGATGCGGGCGGCGTGGTTGCGGCGTCCGCGTCGTCGGGGCCGGATGGGGTTGGCGACGATGAGCTTGTCCTCGGCGGCATCGGTGAGGATCTGGGACAGCAGCTTGACGAACCCGGCGACGGTCACCGGTGA
- a CDS encoding helix-turn-helix domain-containing protein, with product MPQPDADTHRLLHTLAEAAALLAVRESWLRRKAGRREIPCTFLGRHLRFSSDDLASIARTGARPARSTRPPSSRTKSFRN from the coding sequence GTGCCTCAACCAGACGCCGACACCCACCGCCTGCTGCACACCCTCGCCGAAGCGGCGGCCCTGCTGGCCGTCCGCGAGTCGTGGCTTCGCCGCAAGGCAGGACGCCGGGAGATCCCGTGCACCTTCCTCGGCAGGCACCTGCGCTTCTCCTCCGACGACCTCGCCTCGATCGCCCGGACAGGCGCCCGGCCCGCACGCTCCACCCGACCACCGAGCAGCCGCACCAAGTCCTTTCGAAACTGA
- a CDS encoding NUDIX hydrolase, which translates to MADRHLIDVHVLLVRDDDVLLTRRRDTNPLFDGLWHLPSGKLDAGESVLDAAVREAEEEVGVHADPADLRLVHTLHVNGSGPEPRLGLFFETRHWGGTPTNREPDKCSVVRWFPLDALPDRLIDYPAAGIHAYRTATPFSARGWAR; encoded by the coding sequence ATGGCTGACCGACACCTGATCGACGTGCACGTCCTCCTCGTCCGCGACGACGACGTCCTGCTCACCCGCCGCCGCGACACCAACCCGCTCTTCGACGGCCTCTGGCACCTGCCCTCAGGCAAGCTCGACGCGGGCGAGTCCGTTCTCGATGCCGCTGTCCGCGAGGCGGAGGAGGAGGTCGGCGTCCACGCCGACCCCGCGGACCTGCGCCTGGTGCACACCCTGCACGTCAACGGATCCGGCCCCGAACCCCGCCTCGGCCTCTTCTTCGAGACCCGCCACTGGGGCGGGACGCCGACCAACCGGGAACCCGACAAGTGCTCCGTGGTCCGCTGGTTCCCCCTCGACGCCCTGCCCGACCGGCTCATCGACTACCCGGCCGCCGGCATCCACGCCTACCGCACCGCCACCCCCTTCAGTGCCCGAGGCTGGGCTCGGTAA
- a CDS encoding zinc finger protein, translating into MLPRPFRWLPHAGWRHAVDIELVAYDQAATLCGEELVIPAARPTKQEWCWPTCAACDAAWRAAEGILPFPRQGGAASDGKVPGRWTHVSPSVMGL; encoded by the coding sequence ATGCTGCCGCGTCCGTTCCGCTGGCTTCCTCACGCAGGTTGGCGCCATGCTGTGGACATCGAACTGGTCGCATACGACCAAGCCGCCACGCTCTGCGGTGAGGAGCTGGTTATTCCGGCGGCTCGGCCGACGAAGCAGGAGTGGTGCTGGCCGACTTGTGCGGCGTGTGACGCGGCCTGGCGGGCTGCCGAGGGCATCTTGCCTTTTCCTCGGCAGGGAGGTGCTGCTTCCGATGGCAAGGTGCCTGGTCGATGGACCCATGTCAGCCCTTCGGTCATGGGGTTGTAG